GTTGTACCGCCCGATCATGGGGAGGAAGGCCTCGCCCGTGAACCCGGGGGCTTCGAGGGTGAACCGAAGTCCGTCCGTGCTTTCCCGTACCCGTACCGCGCGGTACGCGCCGGCCTGTACGCCGTAGGTCGTGTGCGGGCGGTGCGTGAGCCGCATCGCGTACGGGCACCCCGCGTTGAGGATGCTGAACCCCGCGCGGTTCACCAGCGCGGCCTTGGCCTGGAAGTACGCTTCCAGGCTGCCGTGAAAATCCAGGTGCTCCGGGCTCAGGTTCGTCCAGACCGCGAGGTCGTACGCGACGTCCGCCACGCGGTGCTGGGCGAGGGCGTGCGAGCTCGTCTCGAGCACCGCGTGCGTGAGGCCACGCCGCACCATCTCCGCGAGGGCGGCCTGCACCTCGGGCGCCTCGGGGGTGGTGAAGTGCCCTTCCAGAAGGCGCGTTTCCTCCCCGTAACGCAGCCCGACCGTGCTGATCAGCCCCGCGCCCCGGCCCGTGCGGGTTAGGAGGTGGTGCACGAGGCAGCTCGTGGTGGTCTTGCCGTCCGTTCCGGTCACGCCGATTACGAAAAGCCGCGTGGAAGGGAAGCCGTAGAAGGCCGCGGCGAGGCGCGAGAGGGCACGGCGGGCGTCGGGGACCCGGAGGTAGGGCACTCCGGGTTCGAGGGGCTCCTCCCCCACGATCGCGACGGCTCCCCGCTGGACGGCGTCGGGGATGAAGCGGTGCCCGTCGCAGCGCTGGCCCCGCAGGGCCACGTAGACGAACCCCGGCTGCACCCGGCGGGAGTCGTGAGTGACGCCCTT
This region of Marinithermus hydrothermalis DSM 14884 genomic DNA includes:
- a CDS encoding UDP-N-acetylmuramoyl-L-alanyl-D-glutamate--2,6-diaminopimelate ligase, which codes for MTPVTTVAELFALYRAPGPPHPVKGVTHDSRRVQPGFVYVALRGQRCDGHRFIPDAVQRGAVAIVGEEPLEPGVPYLRVPDARRALSRLAAAFYGFPSTRLFVIGVTGTDGKTTTSCLVHHLLTRTGRGAGLISTVGLRYGEETRLLEGHFTTPEAPEVQAALAEMVRRGLTHAVLETSSHALAQHRVADVAYDLAVWTNLSPEHLDFHGSLEAYFQAKAALVNRAGFSILNAGCPYAMRLTHRPHTTYGVQAGAYRAVRVRESTDGLRFTLEAPGFTGEAFLPMIGRYNVENALAALAAAHRAGVPLEEALPALARFSGVPGRMQILQAHPIRAVVDFAHTPKALAKALTALRPTTPGRLIVVIGAAGERDPAKRAPLGRTAVTLADFAVFTEEDARSEDVHAILQEMERGAREAGGVRGTHYALKPDRRDAIRYALSLARPGDTVVFAGKGHERTLERADETLPWDEAEEVRKALGIAID